In one Syntrophales bacterium genomic region, the following are encoded:
- the purU gene encoding formyltetrahydrofolate deformylase, with the protein MESADNANAILLLSCPDRKGLVYNISNFIYRHNGNIVHAAQHTTASKIFFMRVEWELKDFAIPREEIGLVFRHVAKQLDMRWELHFTDEVQKLAIFVSRHPHCLYDLLLRHRMGEFRAEIPVVISNHPDLESVVTQFGLKFFYFPKTPDNKREQEEKELKILQDMGIDLIVLARYMQIFTKDFVSRYPNKMINIHHSFLPAFVGPKPYHQAYERGVKVIGATSHYVTENLDDGPIIAQDVIRISHRDSVEDIMLKGKDLERIVLARAVRLHLEHRILTYGSKTIVFE; encoded by the coding sequence ATGGAATCGGCTGATAATGCCAATGCTATACTTCTCCTCTCTTGTCCGGATCGGAAGGGTTTAGTGTACAATATTTCCAATTTCATATACCGGCATAACGGTAATATTGTGCACGCAGCACAACACACCACGGCAAGCAAGATATTTTTCATGCGTGTTGAGTGGGAGTTGAAAGATTTTGCAATACCTCGGGAGGAGATAGGACTAGTCTTTCGCCACGTGGCGAAACAATTAGATATGAGATGGGAACTTCATTTTACAGATGAGGTACAAAAATTAGCAATTTTCGTATCTCGTCATCCTCATTGTCTGTACGACCTTTTGCTCAGACATAGAATGGGAGAGTTTCGTGCTGAGATTCCTGTGGTGATTAGTAATCATCCAGATCTTGAGTCTGTGGTAACTCAATTCGGTTTGAAGTTTTTCTATTTCCCCAAAACTCCGGATAACAAAAGGGAACAGGAAGAAAAAGAGCTAAAGATTCTGCAGGACATGGGAATAGACTTGATCGTTTTGGCCCGTTACATGCAAATCTTTACAAAGGATTTTGTTTCTCGGTACCCAAATAAAATGATAAATATACACCACTCGTTCCTACCGGCTTTTGTGGGCCCCAAACCATACCACCAGGCGTATGAAAGGGGGGTTAAAGTTATCGGGGCTACGAGCCACTATGTGACGGAAAATCTAGACGACGGACCTATTATTGCTCAGGACGTGATAAGGATTAGTCATCGTGATTCTGTGGAAGATATAATGCTGAAAGGAAAGGATCTTGAAAGGATTGTTTTGGCCCGGGCCGTTCGTCTGCACCTGGAACATCGCATCCTTACCTATGGATCAAAGACAATTGTCTTTGAATGA
- a CDS encoding tetratricopeptide repeat protein — MKKIPFCVVVFTILVSLTFVFVPAMRSYGQEQSPSLREGIEQYREGSYEEAIEILEKVRSKDPTSSTAAFFLGLAYKQAQDYAKALVNFQDAAQLKPRIKEAFVEIIDSLYQLNRIDEAKRWIQIAEQEGVYPARVAFLKGLVFAKENKNQEAIEAFEKAKQQDPSLSQSCDFQIAMLYMRERKLDKAKERLQTVITRDPLSDLATFARQYKDIVEKRMYLERPLRLTLGVFGGYDTNIVTKPTNDVVAGDITDERGRVLQSYLRIDYIPVLKDPWILNASYSATLNVNQKHTHSHDFFAQTFSLSPGINFGRFATNLNVSFTNVLLRTDPDTSPPPDSNPGYKRYLDDFSIGPIFRVLIRENHILEIHGGYDKKEFYNQKKTSSRTDRFWENNRDAVGPKAYLSWIWLFTENAFLNVRYDYSKDHADGMYWDNEGHRVTANLIFPLLSREKLARFGPLSMQVTASYLYQRYTYEQPFQDNDGSSKSANRKDKSFTGSIGINWEFYRNTSFILQYTGTNCNSNIPANDYHRNLYTAGVELRF; from the coding sequence ATGAAGAAAATCCCCTTTTGTGTTGTGGTATTTACCATCCTGGTATCTTTAACTTTTGTTTTTGTTCCAGCTATGCGCTCTTATGGTCAGGAACAAAGTCCTAGTCTCCGGGAGGGAATCGAACAGTACAGGGAAGGCAGCTACGAAGAAGCGATTGAAATACTTGAGAAAGTCCGTTCGAAAGACCCCACGTCTTCGACGGCAGCGTTCTTTCTGGGACTAGCTTATAAACAAGCTCAGGATTATGCGAAGGCTCTAGTCAATTTTCAGGATGCGGCACAGCTGAAGCCGCGCATAAAAGAGGCTTTTGTAGAGATTATAGACTCCCTGTACCAGCTGAACAGGATAGATGAAGCGAAGAGATGGATACAGATTGCCGAACAAGAAGGTGTGTACCCAGCTCGCGTAGCTTTTCTCAAGGGGCTTGTATTCGCCAAAGAAAACAAAAATCAAGAGGCGATCGAAGCTTTTGAAAAGGCAAAACAGCAAGATCCCTCTCTCAGTCAATCCTGCGATTTTCAAATCGCCATGCTCTACATGAGGGAGAGGAAGCTAGATAAGGCTAAGGAGAGATTGCAGACTGTAATAACCCGTGATCCCCTTTCTGATCTTGCAACCTTTGCGAGGCAATACAAGGATATTGTGGAAAAAAGGATGTATCTCGAGAGACCGCTTCGCTTAACTCTTGGTGTTTTTGGGGGTTACGATACCAATATAGTTACCAAGCCTACAAACGATGTTGTGGCCGGAGACATCACTGATGAAAGGGGACGGGTACTTCAGAGTTATCTCCGCATCGACTACATTCCTGTGCTCAAGGATCCTTGGATTTTAAATGCCTCGTATTCAGCAACATTAAATGTCAATCAGAAACACACCCATTCCCATGATTTCTTCGCTCAGACGTTCTCCCTTTCTCCGGGGATAAATTTCGGTCGTTTTGCTACTAACCTGAATGTTAGTTTCACGAACGTTCTTCTGCGAACGGATCCCGATACTTCGCCTCCACCGGATTCGAACCCCGGTTACAAACGATATTTGGATGATTTTTCAATAGGCCCGATTTTCCGTGTTCTTATCAGAGAGAACCACATTTTGGAAATACACGGGGGTTACGATAAAAAGGAATTCTACAATCAGAAAAAAACGTCATCTCGCACGGACCGCTTCTGGGAAAACAACAGGGATGCCGTGGGTCCAAAAGCTTATTTAAGTTGGATTTGGCTCTTTACTGAGAATGCTTTTCTTAACGTTCGTTACGATTACTCGAAAGATCACGCTGATGGTATGTACTGGGATAACGAGGGACATAGGGTAACGGCAAATCTCATTTTTCCCCTTTTATCCAGGGAGAAGCTGGCACGTTTTGGTCCTTTGAGCATGCAGGTAACAGCGAGTTACCTCTATCAGAGGTATACATATGAGCAACCCTTTCAGGATAACGATGGTTCCTCTAAGTCGGCAAACAGAAAAGACAAAAGTTTCACAGGAAGTATAGGAATCAATTGGGAATTTTACCGTAACACCAGTTTTATTCTTCAGTACACTGGAACAAATTGTAATTCGAATATTCCGGCTAACGATTATCATCGTAATTTGTACACTGCGGGAGTGGAATTAAGATTTTAA
- a CDS encoding OmpH family outer membrane protein, whose translation MRKLSLALFFIFLLLPLSMAKAAQKDQSSIGPVKIGIVDIQRILRDSKAAKAARATFEKELEEKRTQVMNKEKAIKNLEEEINKLDPRKEEAQRNEKIKALKQAQRELTYLKQDVDEELRRRDMELSRKLLEEIVTIVRDFARNEKFTAIFERSAIVTANEAIDITDRIIKIYDSRKR comes from the coding sequence ATGAGGAAGTTAAGTTTAGCTCTGTTTTTCATTTTTCTGCTCCTACCGTTATCCATGGCTAAAGCTGCTCAGAAAGACCAAAGCAGCATCGGTCCCGTAAAGATAGGCATTGTGGATATACAACGAATTCTCAGGGATTCAAAAGCTGCCAAAGCTGCGAGAGCGACTTTCGAAAAGGAACTGGAAGAAAAGAGAACGCAGGTGATGAACAAAGAAAAAGCTATTAAAAATCTCGAAGAAGAAATAAACAAGTTGGACCCCCGAAAAGAGGAAGCACAGCGCAACGAAAAAATAAAAGCACTCAAGCAGGCCCAACGGGAATTGACCTATTTAAAACAAGATGTAGACGAAGAATTACGGAGACGGGACATGGAGTTGAGTAGAAAACTCCTCGAAGAGATTGTCACCATCGTAAGGGACTTTGCACGTAATGAAAAGTTTACAGCAATATTTGAGAGAAGTGCTATCGTAACAGCTAACGAAGCAATTGATATCACCGACAGGATCATTAAAATTTACGACAGCCGAAAACGGTAG
- the hpt gene encoding hypoxanthine phosphoribosyltransferase produces the protein MEKTQKEILYSREDIKKRVEELARQINADYKGKDPVIIGILKGAFVFMADLIRHLEIPCTVDFIRLASYGSGSISSGEIKVTKDIETDIKGKDVLVVEDIIDTGLTLRYLVDLLRERGPSSLKVCALIDKRLRRRVEFEADYVGFTMDDGFVVGYGLDYNEQDRSLPDVYIVKNV, from the coding sequence ATGGAGAAGACGCAGAAGGAAATCCTCTACTCACGGGAGGATATAAAAAAACGTGTTGAGGAACTTGCCAGACAGATTAATGCGGATTATAAGGGGAAAGATCCGGTCATCATAGGTATTCTGAAAGGTGCCTTTGTATTCATGGCGGATCTGATTCGTCATCTGGAAATTCCCTGTACAGTGGACTTTATTAGGCTTGCGAGCTATGGCTCAGGATCCATCTCTTCGGGAGAAATAAAGGTTACAAAGGACATAGAGACGGATATAAAGGGTAAAGATGTGCTTGTAGTAGAGGATATCATTGATACGGGTTTAACTCTCCGGTATTTGGTTGATCTTCTCAGAGAAAGGGGACCATCTTCGCTTAAAGTATGTGCCCTTATAGACAAACGTCTCCGTAGACGAGTGGAATTCGAGGCGGATTACGTCGGTTTCACCATGGATGATGGTTTTGTTGTCGGTTATGGTCTCGACTATAATGAACAAGACCGTAGCCTGCCAGATGTCTATATAGTAAAAAATGTGTAG
- a CDS encoding TIGR03960 family B12-binding radical SAM protein yields the protein MKCSLNEILPFVDKPGRYIGGEVNAKKKDSKHIRLRVALAFPDVYEVGMSHLGLQILYALLNNQPDVIAERVFAPWPDMERYLRKMGVPLYTLESGTSLSSFDVIGFSLQYELSFTNVLTMLDLGGIPIRSEDRRNGHPIVIAGGPCAFNPMPMSSFVDAFVIGEGEEVILEIAKTVIEAKDRRFSRSAILKALSELEGVYVPSIHKGAQLIKKRVIADLNVYAEPSSPVVPIIRTIHDRAVLEIARGCTRGCRFCQAGMVWRPIRERNLSVLINMAEQVIMATGYNELSLLSLSSGDYSRIEELLTMLVDLFYERRIALALPSLRVETLTRNMVESIKKVRKTSFTLAPEAGSDRLRRIINKGNTEEELMETLERVFDAGWQSVKLYFMIGLPGENSSDIEGIADIAFKATQRIGKKGEITVNISTFVPKPHTPFQWERQLSLNESKEKLNLLKRYLRSKRFKVKWHSPEMSFLEGIFSRGDEKLCDLVEKAYNLGCRFDAWGDQLNFPLWEKAIELAGIKPESYLGPRRIDTDLPWEFIDTGLTKQFLLDELQMAHQGKQTPDCRFSDCTSCGVCASLRVYNTRAKEKEEEEETDEPKRISRKIKNFRIKYTKEGLARFLSHIDVSQALCRAFCRAGIIFQFSEGFHPHPRISFATATSVGMQSSGEYADIRISPPEISLPELLVKINTALPAGLSVVEMVEVPEKSPKTATIVKGFQYSCWLPKGIPAEQWEDMERRVSEFMGAQIFEIIHGYTDKCESKKMRNIRPLVESLLIDREREVVYMRLALTPEGGVRPIDVLIQVLNIPLNLAKMTKIIKEETFLSQFLLTNG from the coding sequence ATGAAGTGTAGCCTTAACGAAATTCTTCCTTTTGTCGATAAACCAGGACGCTATATCGGTGGGGAAGTAAATGCGAAAAAAAAAGATTCAAAGCACATTCGGCTCCGTGTTGCACTCGCTTTTCCTGACGTATATGAAGTGGGAATGTCACACTTGGGGCTTCAGATACTTTACGCCCTACTCAATAACCAACCCGACGTCATTGCAGAACGGGTCTTCGCACCTTGGCCTGATATGGAGCGCTACCTCCGGAAAATGGGTGTACCACTTTATACACTTGAATCGGGAACCAGCCTCAGTTCCTTTGATGTCATTGGATTTTCCCTCCAATACGAGCTCTCCTTTACAAACGTGCTCACCATGCTTGATCTCGGAGGTATTCCCATAAGATCAGAAGATAGGCGCAACGGGCACCCCATAGTGATTGCCGGTGGACCATGTGCTTTCAATCCCATGCCTATGTCCTCTTTTGTGGATGCATTTGTTATAGGTGAAGGGGAAGAAGTGATACTGGAAATTGCAAAAACAGTAATAGAAGCAAAGGATAGGAGATTCTCTAGATCGGCCATTCTAAAAGCCCTTTCCGAACTAGAGGGAGTATACGTCCCTTCCATTCACAAGGGAGCTCAACTGATCAAAAAGAGGGTCATTGCTGATTTGAATGTGTATGCCGAGCCTAGCTCACCGGTTGTACCCATAATTAGAACAATCCACGATAGGGCCGTTCTCGAAATCGCCCGCGGGTGCACCAGAGGCTGTCGTTTCTGTCAGGCAGGTATGGTGTGGCGGCCCATAAGGGAAAGAAATCTATCCGTTCTCATAAACATGGCAGAACAGGTAATTATGGCCACTGGGTACAACGAGCTATCATTGCTTTCACTCAGCTCGGGAGATTACAGTAGGATAGAGGAGCTCTTAACAATGCTGGTGGATCTTTTTTACGAGAGGAGAATTGCTCTCGCATTGCCTTCACTGAGAGTGGAAACATTGACAAGAAACATGGTTGAAAGCATAAAGAAGGTTAGGAAAACGAGCTTCACCCTTGCCCCTGAGGCCGGATCAGACCGTTTAAGGAGGATCATCAACAAAGGTAATACCGAGGAAGAATTGATGGAAACACTCGAAAGAGTTTTTGATGCGGGATGGCAATCCGTAAAGCTCTATTTCATGATTGGTTTGCCAGGAGAAAACTCGAGTGACATTGAAGGAATAGCAGACATAGCCTTTAAAGCAACCCAGCGAATAGGTAAAAAAGGTGAAATCACTGTGAATATATCCACCTTTGTACCCAAACCCCATACTCCATTTCAGTGGGAGCGGCAACTATCCCTTAATGAGTCTAAAGAAAAATTGAATCTTCTGAAGAGATATCTTAGATCTAAACGGTTCAAAGTGAAATGGCATTCGCCAGAGATGAGCTTTCTGGAAGGTATCTTTTCCAGAGGCGATGAAAAACTATGCGATCTTGTGGAGAAAGCGTACAACCTAGGATGCCGGTTCGACGCCTGGGGTGATCAACTTAATTTCCCACTATGGGAAAAAGCAATTGAACTAGCAGGTATCAAACCGGAATCCTACTTGGGCCCCAGACGAATTGATACTGACCTTCCTTGGGAATTTATAGACACAGGTCTTACGAAACAGTTTCTCTTGGACGAACTTCAAATGGCACATCAGGGCAAACAGACACCCGACTGTCGCTTCAGTGATTGTACATCATGTGGGGTTTGCGCATCCCTCAGGGTATATAACACTAGGGCTAAAGAAAAAGAGGAAGAAGAGGAAACAGATGAACCTAAACGAATCTCGAGAAAAATAAAGAATTTCCGTATAAAATATACAAAAGAAGGTCTGGCACGCTTTCTTTCTCACATCGATGTATCACAAGCCCTCTGTAGAGCCTTCTGCAGGGCAGGCATAATTTTTCAGTTTTCAGAAGGATTCCACCCCCATCCACGGATCTCTTTTGCGACAGCCACATCCGTAGGCATGCAGAGCAGCGGTGAATACGCTGATATCCGCATTTCCCCCCCCGAAATTTCCCTTCCCGAATTGCTAGTTAAAATCAACACCGCATTGCCTGCAGGTTTGAGTGTTGTAGAAATGGTGGAAGTTCCAGAAAAATCCCCAAAAACAGCAACGATTGTAAAGGGTTTTCAGTATTCGTGTTGGCTACCAAAGGGAATACCAGCCGAACAATGGGAAGATATGGAGCGCAGAGTCTCAGAATTTATGGGCGCACAAATTTTTGAAATTATACATGGTTATACAGATAAATGTGAAAGTAAAAAAATGCGGAACATTCGACCTTTAGTAGAGTCACTGTTAATCGATAGAGAAAGAGAAGTAGTTTATATGCGGCTCGCCTTAACCCCT
- a CDS encoding zinc-ribbon domain-containing protein yields MVIECAKCKTKYRFDETQVEENIGFWVRCTRCGEVFFQLRDGIPNFQRETIHHEEEGGLQGDLSDIENEAERKRKKRKMFWLGISASILITFLAMGTALFMFSTEVENLMRGILQPTAFLFEPRTSPKESSGPSQIRIVDLQQRFVSNVWMGNVRVIEGMARNEGTTSLTKIKVKAELFDAGGVRVMEGFAYCGNLLTDKELGTLTAEEINRKLSNPAGSDFPSTSVAPRSAIPFMIVIFGEPQGVTTAYVSAIEAERLLQ; encoded by the coding sequence ATGGTAATCGAGTGTGCAAAATGTAAGACGAAGTACCGATTTGATGAAACTCAAGTGGAAGAAAACATTGGTTTCTGGGTTAGGTGTACGCGCTGTGGTGAAGTTTTTTTCCAATTGAGGGATGGTATACCGAACTTTCAAAGAGAAACGATACATCACGAGGAAGAGGGTGGTCTCCAGGGTGATCTGTCTGATATTGAGAATGAGGCCGAAAGGAAGAGAAAAAAGCGCAAAATGTTTTGGCTGGGAATATCAGCTTCTATACTGATAACTTTTTTGGCAATGGGAACTGCGCTGTTTATGTTTTCCACTGAAGTGGAAAATTTAATGCGAGGGATATTACAACCAACTGCTTTTTTGTTTGAACCTCGCACGTCACCGAAGGAGTCTTCTGGTCCATCGCAGATAAGGATTGTAGATTTACAACAGAGGTTTGTGTCCAATGTTTGGATGGGCAACGTGCGGGTTATTGAGGGTATGGCGAGGAATGAGGGTACAACTTCCCTTACGAAGATAAAGGTAAAAGCTGAACTATTTGATGCTGGAGGGGTACGAGTTATGGAGGGTTTCGCCTACTGCGGAAACCTACTCACAGACAAGGAGCTTGGAACTTTAACAGCTGAAGAGATAAACAGAAAGCTATCCAATCCTGCTGGTTCTGATTTTCCCAGTACGAGTGTCGCTCCTCGCTCTGCGATACCTTTTATGATAGTCATATTTGGTGAACCACAAGGAGTAACAACTGCTTATGTTTCGGCTATTGAAGCGGAACGGTTACTGCAGTAA